The following DNA comes from Nicotiana sylvestris chromosome 10, ASM39365v2, whole genome shotgun sequence.
GCTTCAACActtctatccaaacacgtaactgcttaaTTACAAAATTACCTCCAACACTTAAAAAGTGTTTTCCAGCACTTGATGCTTAAATGCTATTTAAATTTAGCTAACCCAGACGGGATCATAATCTCCCCGGCAGAAAATGAAGGATTTCTCTAATAGTAGACCAAATTATTATTTGGGGTAAACATTTTTATTAGTTCCCAGACTAGCTAGGTAGTGAAGGGTGTTTTGTCTCATGCGACAACCTAAGCACACCAATAGATGAGGGTTATTGGTAATAATACTACTTTTCCCAGTATAAATTGTTTTTGACAGAAAATGCATGGTTCCACATAAACACAAGGATAATTACCAGTAAATCATGCATGTGGGGGCAGGGGAGTGTGGACTTTAAAATTCAACAAATGCAGAAGTCAACATCATATAAGATCAAGCAAACAATATCCAGAATatccaaaaaggaaaagaaaaaaggatgaATATAGATAACTCACGACTAAATCCAAATGTCGAAGAAGAGGACAAGCGCCTAAGAGGGGGAATTTTGACTATGTCAAAGTCGTACGTGAACACAAGTACCAAGGTTAGCTCCCTAAGGTTTCTGAACATCTTTCTCTCGGTTGGGAAGTGTTTTATCTGAAATAAAGAATGCTTTAATTGATCAGGATCTTCAAAAAGACAAAGACCAAAGGAATTTGAGAAGACAAGACATCATCAGATACCTGAGAATAACCCACTTTGACTGTTAAAGATTTAACTTGAGCAGGTAAATCTCTTGCAAAATCACCAAATATGTATGGCATTGCATCGACTTCGTTAAAATTAATCATTACAATTTCCAACATGGGAACAAAAGAATAAAATCTTACTTTGCTAAAAAAAACACTCAAACCGACGAAGATTTTTAGCCCGAAGATCAATCTCTTCCAATCCGccacaagctaagaaaaaaaaCGGATGTCACTGTGCCAGAGATGCATAGCTTACAAGGAAGTTTGCTACATGCTAGCTCTAACTGGTTAAGATTCAAACAAGAGGAAAAACActctcaagctgtccacttgctAACAGAACACCGTTCAAAGTAAGGGTCCTAAGGGAATTAAGACGGACTCCGGAACTTGGTTGGATAATGCAATGGTATAAATACAGGTGCTTCAATGAGGATGCCTGAGAGAGAAGCTCAAgagaaaatttaaacaatttgtTGGGGTTGCGTATGGGATTGGAGTTGTAGATGGGGTGATCAGTGCCACAATCAAATGAAAGACGTAGTCTTTCAACACCTAATCTTGAAATAGAATGCATCCATTGGTCAAATTCCCTAAAAAACTTTTTACCACAGCAAAAGGTCATCTCAACATTAGCCACTTTACGACCCGAATAAAGCTGTAATAACTGTTCTTTCAAGGATTTTTGCTGATCGTAAGGGCAACAACTGTGATCCCAAGAGTCAATCCCAAACCTGCCAAGGGGTTCGAATTCTAATGTAGGCATAGAGTCTATTACTGTCAAATGTGCGAGAATGGAAATCAAAACATCATCTGGTAGTTGACCGAAGTAATCCTCCTTTGCACCATGAACCTAATTGCATTACAAGTTCCAGCAAGAATCTTTAAGGAGAAATTTTATAGAAGTCATGTTATTCCAGAAAAAGAACTAATAAACAAAATTcaaagtttttttttcctttatggAAATTTAAAGATTACTACGACTCTTTTTTAAAATCTTGCCAATTTGTTTCCACAAGACACCATCAAAATCAGATTTTGCACATACCTCTGCAAAACAAAGGGGCACCAAATACTTTTTGATTAATCGACGAACATTACTTCTCGGTCTTTTACCCAAAAACCCATAATAATTCATCCAAAGAGCAATTCCGCTAATGTAAGCAACGGCAAAATTATTCGTCCTAACAAcaggaaaagggaaaaaaattGCAGTAAAACACAAAAAGGAATGAACTTTCATTATTGCAAATTCAACTATCAACATGTTAAAGGAAGAGAATGTTTACCCGGAACATGTCTATCACCATCCACCATATCTGTAGAATTTTGTAACCAGCAAATGATATATATGTAAATCTGTACGTATAATGTACGTGTGTATATTATGTACCTCTGCTGCTAAAATATAAGCGAGAGAGAAAGCAGTCCAGCTTACTTGGGGCAGAAGACAAGGGTAAGGGAACTACCGAACTAATGATTTACTGCTGCTTGGCTTATATTGTAGCTTGCGCATTATGCTGTTTGTTCGCTTTTTTCCTTTTGAAGAAAAGCTAGTACGGCTCTTTGTGTTTTGAATCCATCTTCCTGGTTTTTAATATAACTCGGTATATTCTAGTTTTACTGTTTTGGCCTTATGCATCTTAGGGTACGCTCAGTAAATAAAAGTAGTGTTGGTCTATCTCTGCTCAAGTAGTTACTCAAGAAAAACAGCAAACAGTACCTTCAAAGGAAAGTTAGGCTTTTTCTGTAGAATTTTTGATAGATCACATTTTGTTCAGTCTTTGCAAACTACAAAGTACATACTGAGGATAAACTGGTAAACCACTTCTCTATTGAATTAAATAGTAATGACAGCTTGATAAAATTCAGGCACGATACTTCCTCACCTTCCCAGTCAACGAAGAGAGCATTAG
Coding sequences within:
- the LOC104243562 gene encoding uncharacterized protein, whose translation is MRTNNFAVAYISGIALWMNYYGFLGKRPRSNVRRLIKKYLVPLCFAEVHGAKEDYFGQLPDDVLISILAHLTVIDSMPTLEFEPLGRFGIDSWDHSCCPYDQQKSLKEQLLQLYSGRKVANVEMTFCCGKKFFREFDQWMHSISRLGVERLRLSFDCGTDHPIYNSNPIRNPNKLFKFSLELLSQASSLKHLYLYHCIIQPSSGVRLNSLRTLTLNGVLLASGQLESVFPLV